The sequence TCTGAATCGCTGTCGAGTGTCCGATCATTCCGGGAAGTGCCATGAGCATGTGGATGTGATCGGGCATGCCGCCGATCGAAATCACGTTCACCTTATGATGTTTCGCAATGCCAATCATGTAGCGCCAAAGTTCCTCCTGACAATCAGGCGGGATGATCTTGGCGCGATTCTTTGTGCTGAAAACCGCATGAACGAGAACGTTTGAATAGGAATGTCCCATGAAAGAGGTGCCTCCGGGCATGGGATTGTAAATGCGTGGCGAATCTCGAA comes from Terriglobales bacterium and encodes:
- a CDS encoding transposase, coding for MGHSYSNVLVHAVFSTKNRAKIIPPDCQEELWRYMIGIAKHHKVNVISIGGMPDHIHMLMALPGMIGHSTAIQKVKENSSKWMGPAFEWQEGYGALV